One Gloeothece verrucosa PCC 7822 DNA window includes the following coding sequences:
- a CDS encoding rhomboid family intramembrane serine protease → MSRNNNSLSRELRTQAAILGSFVAIFWVLEIADQLIFHRALDGYGIIPHSLIGLRGILFAPFLHGGFGHLIANTIPFIILGWLVMIQETSDFWIVTLVTMLIGGLGVWLFAAPGSVHIGASILIFGYLGFLLARGYFQRNLASIVISVLVFLMYSPLIWGILPSSQGISWQGHLFGFLGGVITARLIAREKQYYR, encoded by the coding sequence ATGTCTCGAAACAATAATTCTCTTTCCCGTGAATTAAGAACCCAAGCGGCAATTTTAGGCTCGTTTGTCGCTATTTTTTGGGTGTTGGAAATTGCTGATCAGTTGATTTTCCACCGGGCATTAGATGGTTATGGCATCATTCCTCACAGTCTGATCGGACTTAGGGGCATTTTGTTTGCCCCCTTTTTACATGGGGGTTTTGGCCATTTGATCGCTAATACTATTCCCTTTATCATTTTGGGGTGGTTGGTGATGATTCAGGAAACGAGTGATTTCTGGATCGTGACTTTGGTAACCATGCTCATCGGCGGCTTAGGAGTATGGCTGTTTGCGGCTCCGGGTTCAGTGCATATTGGCGCAAGTATTTTAATTTTCGGTTATCTTGGCTTTTTATTGGCGCGAGGCTATTTTCAACGCAATTTAGCTTCTATTGTGATTTCTGTCCTCGTGTTTTTAATGTACAGTCCGCTTATTTGGGGTATATTGCCTTCTAGTCAGGGAATTTCTTGGCAAGGGCACTTATTTGGTTTTCTGGGGGGAGTAATAACAGCAAGATTAATTGCTAGAGAAAAACAATATTATCGCTAA
- a CDS encoding LysR family transcriptional regulator: MRIEQLQAFLAVAETGNFGKAAHKCGVTQSTISRQIQSLEQDLKMSLFHRTAQAKLTIAGEILLPRAKKICQEWEAVNQEIADLQSGKQPELCVATIHSVCAHYLPPILQKFCRHYSGIQLRVTALGSDRALKVLRDGLVDVAIVMNNRFLTASQDMVVDVLFEEPIQVLMAAEHPLSQYEKVPWSELVRYPQVVFKDGYGMQRLVQEWFSRQEATLNSVMELNTLDAFRGVVRQGEIIALLPQSALLDAHQDITLAVRSLDNIPNTLSSPLPNGRFTHQLTRQVVLVTTSDRLQIPPIAHFCELVREFSKSLGQFPESNGKSLSITHLS; this comes from the coding sequence ATGCGGATCGAGCAGTTACAGGCGTTCTTGGCAGTGGCAGAAACGGGGAATTTTGGCAAAGCGGCCCACAAATGTGGGGTCACTCAATCAACTATCAGTCGGCAAATCCAATCTTTAGAACAAGATTTAAAAATGTCGCTATTTCACCGCACTGCTCAGGCTAAATTAACCATAGCAGGCGAAATCTTATTGCCTCGGGCTAAAAAAATTTGTCAGGAGTGGGAAGCCGTTAATCAGGAAATTGCGGATTTACAGTCGGGAAAACAGCCAGAACTCTGTGTCGCAACGATTCACTCGGTTTGTGCCCATTATTTACCGCCCATATTACAAAAATTTTGTCGCCACTATTCAGGAATTCAATTACGAGTAACTGCCCTAGGTAGCGATCGCGCTTTAAAAGTCTTGCGAGATGGGTTAGTGGATGTAGCCATTGTCATGAATAATCGCTTTTTAACCGCTAGTCAAGACATGGTGGTAGATGTTTTATTTGAAGAACCCATACAAGTTTTAATGGCTGCGGAACATCCCTTAAGTCAATATGAAAAAGTGCCTTGGTCAGAATTAGTTCGCTATCCCCAAGTGGTCTTTAAAGATGGCTACGGAATGCAGAGATTAGTACAAGAGTGGTTTTCTCGTCAAGAAGCGACCCTAAATTCAGTGATGGAGTTAAACACATTAGATGCTTTTCGGGGAGTCGTACGACAAGGAGAAATTATCGCGCTTCTACCCCAGTCAGCGTTATTAGATGCTCATCAGGATATAACATTAGCGGTCCGTTCTCTAGATAATATCCCAAATACGCTTTCTTCGCCTCTACCTAACGGAAGATTTACTCATCAGTTAACCCGTCAAGTTGTGTTAGTGACTACCAGTGATCGTCTCCAAATTCCGCCCATCGCTCACTTTTGCGAGTTAGTGCGAGAATTCTCTAAGTCTCTTGGGCAGTTCCCAGAGAGCAACGGAAAATCGTTATCGATCACTCATCTTTCGTGA
- a CDS encoding Uma2 family endonuclease: MQLKTEKRYYTPEEYLELEEAAEYKNEYLNGEIIPMVGGTTNHNKICLNICRNFPLTIDNQDYEVFMEGVRLWLPEYNFYTYPDVMVIKGQPIYHGKGKSNVTNPQIIIEVLSSSTQGYDRGDKFQYYRSLPTFQEYILIDQYRYFIEQYIKQSDNQWTINFYGGENAVLKFASVDWQISLQEVYQRIDFEAAEESNS, from the coding sequence ATGCAACTAAAAACCGAAAAACGCTACTACACCCCAGAAGAATATCTCGAATTAGAAGAAGCCGCCGAATATAAAAACGAATATCTTAATGGAGAAATTATTCCGATGGTTGGAGGAACAACTAATCACAATAAAATTTGTTTGAACATTTGTCGTAACTTTCCTTTAACCATTGATAATCAAGATTATGAGGTTTTTATGGAGGGTGTACGATTATGGCTGCCTGAGTATAACTTTTATACCTATCCTGATGTGATGGTGATTAAAGGTCAACCTATCTATCATGGCAAAGGAAAATCCAATGTTACCAATCCTCAAATTATTATTGAAGTTCTTTCTTCCTCGACACAAGGTTATGATCGAGGAGATAAATTTCAATATTATCGTTCCCTTCCTACCTTTCAAGAATATATCTTAATTGATCAATATCGCTATTTTATTGAGCAATATATTAAACAATCAGACAATCAATGGACAATTAACTTTTATGGGGGAGAAAATGCCGTCTTAAAATTCGCTTCAGTTGACTGGCAAATTTCCCTACAAGAGGTTTATCAACGGATCGACTTTGAAGCCGCAGAAGAATCAAATTCCTAA
- a CDS encoding PAS domain S-box protein — MTTVSLVVAGIGIYTLYQAALEQQKQRLIETAQSQGRLIEAIAKNTKNSQTTLDTLIAGYEKFNDLAQTGELTLFKRDNEQIIFLIPHQHPNGEHFHSLSVKSKESEPFLQALSGKSGIFRGLDYSGDKVLAAYEPLAQLQWGLMVKKDLAEIHAPFLIAGTYTIFAAIIIDLLGAILFLGIGESRIEQLEESNAQVAAQEQLTRLNQQLEDRVQARTTELQNINEQLRLEIHERERLEEALRREIDLLARIMETSPVGIMMVNSQGNIILASEQAERVLGISLAKMLKPYNILAWKIFDEEGNSISNAQSPFQRVMQTRQPIFTVHHLVELPNEDPTLQERGFNKQLLLSFNASPLLNIEEEIEGVVLSIEDITERVQVEAALIHSEAQFRAIFEQAAVGMGIIALSGQFIRVNQRYCQLLGYSESELLSLTYQEITYPDDLLNNQEFVHQLIAENLRSGSVEKRYIRKNGEIKWVNLTASTVWDSQGNIKYLIGIVEDISDRKRTEEALRDSEERFRSIFKQAAVGIVQISLSGQLILFNDKFLDIVQYSATELQKKTVQSISHSDDFEQEYILMQTMLKGERDDFALEKRYLCQDGSFIWVHLSVSLVRTSEGQAMYFIGIVEDINERKKAIEDLRQSEEQYRRIIETTAEGVWIIDQDNLTTFVNQRMAQMLGYSLEEMKGRSLLDFVLPQEQARVTNSIKRRRPGIMDHHDFKMIRQDGSHLWTMMTTNPIYDYTGNYVGALVLLTDISERKKTEEALQQLNEQLTARVKELEQRHQDILLLNQVNDFLQACLNIEEAYEVIGELLQPLFPGCSGGLYMLNDSKTLLEAVVTWGENISSKSLFTFDECWALRRGYIHLVKPNQPSLLCLHTHRTPAPVESLCVPMMAQGKAVGLFYLSTSEPEKISEVKQQLARAVSEHISLALVNLQLRESLESQSIKDSLTGLYNRRYMEESLKREINLAQRKQHPVGLIMIDVDHFKQFNDNFGHKAGDLILHEVGNFLMANVRSGDIACRYGGEEFLLILPEASLSDSQQRAEQIRKGIKQLNFQQYNSAFTSLTVSIGVACFPAHGKQGETLIQSADMALYQAKNQGRDRVVVFSSVS; from the coding sequence ATGACGACAGTTTCTTTGGTTGTCGCAGGAATCGGTATTTATACTTTATATCAAGCCGCCTTAGAGCAGCAGAAACAACGGTTAATTGAAACAGCGCAAAGTCAGGGTCGATTAATCGAAGCTATCGCCAAAAATACCAAAAATTCTCAAACGACCTTAGATACCTTGATAGCTGGATATGAAAAATTTAATGATTTAGCTCAAACAGGGGAATTGACCCTATTCAAAAGAGACAACGAGCAAATTATTTTTTTGATTCCCCATCAACATCCTAATGGTGAACATTTTCACTCTCTGTCAGTCAAAAGTAAAGAGTCCGAACCCTTTTTGCAAGCTCTCTCGGGCAAGTCGGGAATTTTTAGAGGACTAGACTATAGTGGAGATAAAGTTTTAGCCGCTTATGAACCACTCGCTCAATTACAGTGGGGCCTTATGGTCAAAAAAGACCTAGCTGAAATTCACGCTCCCTTTTTGATTGCCGGAACTTACACAATTTTTGCGGCTATAATTATTGATTTATTGGGAGCCATTCTGTTTTTAGGGATAGGAGAGTCAAGGATTGAGCAATTAGAAGAAAGTAACGCACAAGTGGCAGCACAAGAACAACTGACTAGGCTAAATCAACAGTTAGAAGACCGAGTGCAAGCACGGACAACGGAATTACAAAACATTAATGAACAATTACGCTTAGAAATTCATGAGCGTGAGCGTCTTGAAGAAGCTTTGCGGCGAGAGATAGATTTGTTAGCTCGCATTATGGAAACCAGTCCTGTGGGAATTATGATGGTTAATTCCCAAGGAAACATTATTTTAGCCAGTGAACAGGCCGAACGGGTCTTAGGAATTTCTTTAGCCAAAATGCTTAAACCCTACAATATTTTAGCCTGGAAAATCTTTGATGAGGAGGGAAATAGTATTTCTAATGCACAATCTCCTTTTCAACGAGTCATGCAAACAAGACAACCGATTTTTACTGTTCATCATCTTGTCGAATTGCCCAACGAAGACCCTACCCTTCAAGAGCGGGGTTTCAATAAACAGTTATTACTGTCGTTTAATGCTTCTCCTTTATTAAATATAGAGGAAGAAATTGAGGGAGTGGTTTTAAGCATTGAAGATATTACAGAACGGGTTCAGGTCGAAGCGGCGTTAATTCATAGTGAAGCTCAATTTAGGGCGATTTTTGAACAGGCTGCGGTGGGGATGGGAATTATTGCCTTATCTGGTCAATTTATTCGAGTCAATCAACGATATTGTCAGTTATTAGGATATTCTGAGTCAGAACTTCTCTCGTTAACCTATCAAGAAATTACTTATCCTGATGATTTATTAAATAACCAGGAATTTGTCCATCAATTAATAGCTGAAAACCTCAGATCGGGGTCCGTAGAAAAACGTTACATTCGCAAAAATGGTGAGATTAAATGGGTAAATTTAACAGCTTCTACTGTGTGGGATTCTCAAGGAAATATAAAATATTTGATTGGAATTGTTGAGGATATTTCTGACCGGAAACGAACCGAGGAAGCTTTACGAGACTCTGAAGAACGATTTCGCAGTATTTTTAAGCAAGCCGCCGTAGGAATTGTTCAGATTTCTTTATCAGGTCAATTGATTTTATTTAATGATAAGTTTCTTGATATCGTTCAATATTCGGCAACTGAACTCCAGAAAAAAACCGTTCAATCTATCAGTCATTCTGATGATTTTGAGCAGGAATATATTCTCATGCAAACCATGCTCAAGGGCGAGCGGGATGATTTTGCCTTAGAAAAACGTTATCTTTGTCAAGATGGCTCTTTTATTTGGGTGCATTTGAGTGTTTCTCTGGTACGGACTTCCGAGGGACAAGCCATGTATTTTATTGGCATTGTCGAAGATATTAATGAACGGAAAAAAGCCATTGAAGATTTGCGGCAAAGTGAAGAACAATATCGACGAATTATTGAAACCACTGCTGAGGGAGTATGGATTATTGATCAGGATAATCTGACAACTTTTGTCAATCAGAGAATGGCACAAATGTTAGGTTATTCTCTGGAAGAAATGAAAGGAAGGTCTCTATTAGATTTTGTGCTGCCTCAAGAGCAAGCTCGAGTCACTAATAGTATTAAACGTCGCCGTCCCGGCATAATGGATCATCATGATTTTAAAATGATTCGTCAAGACGGAAGTCATTTATGGACAATGATGACGACGAATCCGATTTATGATTATACGGGAAATTATGTGGGGGCGTTGGTCTTATTAACCGATATTAGTGAACGCAAAAAAACTGAGGAGGCTTTACAACAGCTTAATGAACAATTAACAGCTAGGGTCAAAGAACTTGAACAACGACATCAAGATATTTTATTGCTCAATCAGGTCAATGATTTTCTCCAAGCTTGTTTAAATATTGAAGAAGCTTATGAAGTGATCGGGGAGTTACTACAACCTTTATTTCCTGGCTGCTCGGGCGGCTTATATATGCTTAATGATTCTAAAACTCTGCTCGAAGCCGTAGTAACATGGGGAGAAAATATATCAAGTAAAAGTTTATTTACTTTTGATGAATGTTGGGCTTTGCGACGGGGTTATATTCATTTGGTTAAACCCAATCAGCCGAGTTTGTTGTGTCTCCATACTCACCGAACTCCCGCACCAGTAGAAAGCCTTTGTGTGCCCATGATGGCTCAAGGGAAAGCTGTAGGCTTATTTTATTTAAGTACATCAGAACCCGAAAAAATTAGTGAAGTTAAACAACAATTAGCGCGAGCCGTTTCGGAACATATTTCTTTAGCTTTGGTTAATTTACAATTACGAGAGTCTCTTGAATCTCAAAGTATTAAAGATTCTTTGACCGGTTTATACAATCGTCGTTATATGGAAGAATCTTTAAAAAGGGAGATTAATTTAGCTCAACGAAAACAACATCCAGTGGGATTAATTATGATTGATGTTGACCATTTTAAGCAATTTAATGATAATTTTGGACATAAAGCCGGGGATTTGATTTTGCATGAAGTGGGGAATTTTTTAATGGCGAATGTTCGCAGTGGTGATATTGCTTGTCGTTATGGGGGCGAAGAATTTCTGCTGATTTTACCTGAAGCGTCTTTATCGGATAGTCAACAACGAGCAGAACAAATTAGAAAAGGGATAAAACAGCTTAATTTTCAACAGTATAATTCGGCTTTTACTTCCCTCACGGTTTCTATCGGAGTAGCTTGTTTTCCGGCTCATGGTAAGCAGGGGGAGACTTTAATTCAGTCGGCTGATATGGCTTTATATCAAGCCAAAAATCAAGGACGTGATCGCGTTGTGGTGTTTAGTTCTGTCTCTTAA